The genomic stretch AAAAACGGGAAATGCGACCTTCTGATGAAAAAATTCTCATGGGAAGAGTGATAGATCGAAGTATTCGTCCGCTTTTTCCAAAGGGAATATACAACGATGTTCAGGTGATTCTCACAATACTTTCTTACGATGGTGAGAATGAACACGACATGGTGGCGAGCATTGCGACTTCCGTGGCACTTTCTATTTCTGATATCCCATTTCATGGTCCAACCGCAAGCGTTCGCGTGGGAATTATCAATGAAGAATTTGTGCTGAATCCATCTCCAGAGGCAAGATCAAAGTCAGATCTCGATCTCATTGTTTCTTCTGCGCTCGAAAATGTCATTATGATCGAGGCGGGAGCGAATGAAATTCCTGAGGAAAAAATGCTCGAAGCAATTGCATTTGGGAAAAAATGGGGACAGAAAATTTGCAAATTCGTTCAAGAAATTCAGGAAAAAATTGGAAAACCGAAAAAAACATTTGATTCTCCAAAAAAAGATGAAGAACTTCTCGAGTTTATTACCGAGGAAGGTCTTCAGGAACTCAAAGAATGCCTTTTCGGTATTCCGGGAAAAGTGGAGCGCTCACAGAAGAAAAGTGAAATTCTCCAGAAAATTCAAGAAAAAGCCGTAGAAAAATTTGGAGAAGAACGCGATCTTTCTCTTTTTCACGAAATGGGAGATAAAATTTGGAAAAAACTCATTCGGGATTCAATTCTGAAAGATGGAAAGAGAATTGCTGGGCGAAAACTTGATGAAGTGAGGTCAATCAATGTGGAAGTAGGCGTTCTTTCTCGAACTCATGGATCTGCACTTTTCCAACGCGGAGAAACTCAAGGACTTTCTGTAGTAACGCTCGCTGGTCCAGGAATGGCTCTTCTTACCGATGGAGTAGAAGGAGAAAAAAAACATTACTACATGCATCACTATAATTTCCCTCCGTTTTCGACGGGAGAAACTTCAAATAGACTCATGCCCGGAAATCGAGAAATTGGTCATGGCGCACTCGCTGAACGTGCGATTATGCCAGTGCTTCCGTCTCGTGAGGATTTTCCGTACGTGATTCGTGTTGTTTCTGAAATTTTGCAATCGAACGGATCATCTTCCATGGCAGCAACGTGCGGATCAGCACTCTCACTTATGGATGCAGGAGTTCCAATAAAAGCTCCAGTAAGCGGAATCGCGATGGGACTTATGGTGGATCCAGAAAATCCGAAAGTTTTCAAAATTCTTTCTGATATTCAGGATGAAGAAGATTTTGGAGGAGATATGGATTTTAAGGTTGCCGGAACAAGTAAGGGAATTACGGCAATTCAAATGGACACGAAGATCATGGGAATTTCTGAGGCAATTTTTGAACAAGCGTTTACACAAGCAAAAAAGGGACGTTTCGAGATTTTAGAGAAAATGATGTCTGTGATCGGAGCTCCACGAAAAGAGCTTTCTCCATACGCACCACGACTGGAAATGATCATGATCGATCAGGACATGATTCGAAAGGTGATCGGAAAAGGAGGCGAAGTCATACAGAAAATTATTGCGGAAACAGGATGTGAAATCGAAATAGATGATAGCGGAAAGGTTGTCGTCGCTTCGAATAATGCAGAGAATATGAAAAAGGCGGTGGCGTGGATTATGGGAATTGTCGTAAAGCCAGAGGTGGGGAAAATTTATGAAGCAACTGTAAAGCGCATTGAAGCCTATGGAGCATTTGCTGAAATTCTTCCTGATGTTCAGGGACTCATCCACGTTTCTAGAATTGCCAAAGAACGCGTAGAAGACGTGAACAAATACCTGAAGCTTGAACAGAAAGTGAAGGTAAAACTCATGGAAATTGATGACAAGGGAAGGCTTGTGCTTTCCATGAGAGATGCGATGGAATGAAAGCGACAATCCTATCGTCGCCACGGTGCAAATGCCGATTTCTTTGGGCGCGGATATGGATCCGCGCTTTTGCCCATGTTCTTCTCTCCCCGTCATTCCGACTCCGCAAACTCAGCGTCGGACAGGCTTTTAGGAGAAGAGAATGTTCACCAACTGGAGGAATCTCACATCACCAATTCTTGACACTGAATTCAGTGTGTATTTCTGGTAAAAAGAGATGTCTCCAGAAAGACACGCTCAATTTCTTCTGAGCATATTTTGATGCTTCGCGTCTGCAGTCGACATGACGGTAAGAGGATGATGTTCCGGAAGGCGATACGGCCATTCGAGGCTCTGAGGAGCCCTCAGGCTCTTGAAGAGCGCCGTATCGCCTTCCTGAAAGTATCAATTTATTAGTGAGCACCAGAAGCAGCAGGCTTAGTAGAAGAATCTGGTAACTTATTTCCATCCGAACCATATTTCTTCAACTCTTCTATTTCAGCCGTTTCAGTATCTCCTTTTAATTTTAATACGAAATTTACTTGATCTTTATCCCTAAGAACATTAATCATTTCCGCTACTATTGCTTCTTTTTGAGGCTCATTGTCTCGTAAAATAGATTTCACTTGATCTATATTTGTTGTATCCACAGTCCCCAATGCTTTTGTTCCAAGCTTCATATCTTTTAACGTTGCTCCTGCCACGTCGCCAATCGTCACTGTTGAAGCTCCTGCCGCATTCCCACTCGCCGTTGTGGCACTAATTTCGCCTGCAGCAAGAACAGCTTGTGTTCCTGGAGTTATGCCTGCCGTATTTTGAATCTCTTGGAGTATTTTTTTAGCATTTTCAATATTTATTGGAATGTTTTCGAGACCCGGTATAACTCCCTTAAGATGTTTATTGACAAAATCAACATATTTTTGTGGAGTTTTATTAGCGCCAGCTAACTCATCTTTCAATTTTGGCTGGTCGAGAGCTTTATTCAGCGCTCCGCTCGTTGCCCTTGAAACAGCATTCGCAATAGTTTTTTCTAAATTCTCGGTCGGCATAACATTTTCTAAACGTTCAGCAGATCTCTGAGATCTTCCACGCTGGAGTTTCTCCGCAATTCCACTGAGATCGCCAAGAGCCAATTTCTGCTCTCCACTCGCTCCACCTCCTTTTGAAGTGGCAATCGGAATAAATTGCGCATACATCGGAGTTGTCGCAATAAATTTCCCGACTCCTTTGACTTTGCTCGTAATACTTTCGATGACATCTCCCATATGTTTGCTGGTACTTTTCGAAATTTCGACACTCGACCACAAAACAATAATAGCAAGAATATACCAGAGGAATTGGTGAAACGTATGAACTCCATGAATGAGTTCCGACTCAAATATGAGCTCTCCACCTGAGGAATCTCTAATGACAAAGTCTTTTCCATCCGACGTAGCATTTGTGAGTACTTGCCCGGCGCTGATAAGAATATATCCGAGCTCAAGCGGAATTGCCATAATCGCCGGGAAAAATGCATATTGCAGAAATGGTTTGAGGCCAATTCCCTTCTCGCTAAAATCTCCTCCGCTGAGTCCAAAATCTTCAGCAAATGGAAGAATTGCCGCGATTGGAGAAAGAATCATATTCATCCAAATAATCAAAATTCTCTCAATAAGAACAATAGTCATGACCGCATACGCCACGATAATAATAATCATGAAGAGAAGCGAAAACCCGATAGATACGATAAGATCCTGCACCTCAGTAAAGTCATCAATTCCGCCTTTTGCTGTTTCCGATAAAGTTTGAATCTGAAGAACATTGTATGCAAAGAGTGCAGCAATTGAATTTCCCTGAAATTTTTCATAATTAAAATTTCCCCAGAGAATAATAAAATCCCCTGTATCCTGGACATACATTACTGATTTATCATCCTTGTTTTCTTTTATCGTCTTAATTATTTCTTTTAGAGCAACGTCCTTTCCTGTACCAGGTACTGCTTCAGCCTCGCCCTTTTCTGCGAAATCTCTTCCTTCAAAAAGCGTTCTTTCTTTGAATTCCGGAGCTGTTTCTCCAGCAGCACTCTCTTTTGCCTTTTCTTCTTCTTTCGCCTTTTTTTCTGCATTCCTCTTTCTGATTCCCTCAATCGAGTTGTCACTGTAGACAAGAAGCATCATACATGTACTCATATCAAGCTTATCGTCAATTATGTTCCCTTTCTCATCTTTCGCTTTTTCACACGTTCTCATGACCGTATTATCTCCTATTTCTCCCGCCATCACGCTTCGGGGTATAGCGTACACGATATGCGTCGTCACATTCGCGACATCGAGAATAACCTGAGCCCCAAACCATGTGAAATTCACGGCTATGAGAGCAATAATAAATTTAGGAAGGAGTTTTTTAATTTCAAAATTATTATTTTCCGGTTTTGCGGCACCAAAGACGCTCATAAACGCAATTCCGAGGAGAATAAGAATAAACACATAATTCACGAGATCGCGAATCATGAGCCATACATTGTGAAGAATTGGCATAAAATCTTCAGAACTTGCTCCTCCAAAATTTCCCACAATTACCTCATTCGACATAAGGAGTCCATCGAGTTTTACGAGAAGCGCAATAAGCGGCGTAAAAATCCCAATAAATTGAGATGCGAGTTTTCCCCATTTAATAGTTGTTTCATCAGTTCCTGCAGTAATTTGTGCTGCCTCAGCTATTTTCCTTCGCCTCACGTCTTCATCACAATCTTTTCTATCCTGTGTTCCCACATCAAACTTCTCACACCCTGTTTTCTCATCTGTAACGGCTGCATACGCCACATTTTCATTTCTGAATCCTTGAGGAAGAATTTGTGCAGGAACTCCAAAGAGAAAAGTCGCAACGAGAAAGCTGAAGAGTATTTTTTTGCCGTACTGAGTGAGAAATGTTTTCATAAAAAATATGTATTTGAGAGAGTAATTGTTATCCGAAAAAAATTGGAAGAAATGTTGATCCTGCAGCTGCTGCCAGAGCGCCTCCTACTACAAGTCCACCTTTTTGCGCAGTTCCGAGTGCCTTAAATCCTTTTTTTACAGGCGAACTTTGTTTCGCTTTTACATTCAGAGCTGTAGACCGAGCTGTTTCTTCCTGAGCTTTTTGGAGTTCCTCATCTTGCTTCTTCATCGCCTCTGTTCGTGCTTTGAACTGCGCTTCGGTCTCGCCCTGCGCATTCACTGGTTCTTTTTGTTCTTGTTTTTGAGAAGAAGCCATTTCCATATTCCTCGCCTCCAAAGCCGTAATAAGAACGCCTTCGTCCTTTGGAATTTCGCTGTATGTTCGTACCTGGAAAACATATCCAGATCCGTGTGCAATTTCTGATGGTTTTTTTCGAGAATATGAATTCTCCTGAATACTTTTTTGCTGTTCAAACGTACTTGAGATTCCACAAGCATCCAGAATTCCAAGTGGAAGCACGAGCGCTTTTACTGCTTCTGGCATTGCAAATCTGAGCTTCACATCCTCTTGCATGAGCACTTCAAAATCTACGGGAAGTGATGCTTTCGATATCGCTTGCACAACTTCCTCAGGAAATGCGGTTCCGCTCAGTCTTCCTTTCAATTTCATTTGTCTATATTTCTCAAAAACATTTTCTTGCATTGAAAGATACAGAAGTTGGCGCTGAGTTCCCTGCTTTACTTTTTGATTATTATTTTTCCCCCAAACGGTCTCTATAAAAACATTTATTTCCTGAAAAAATTTCGGATTTTGTATGTAGAGTTTTATGATCTCATCGAGTTCTTGTGACCTAGATTCATCCAGAGGAAGATTTCCTATAAAAAGCGCTCTGAGGTATTTTTCATCACAGAGTGCACTTTGAGGATTCACTTTCTCTAAAAAATTTTCTTTTTGAATTGGAGAAAGAGTCGTTGGTGCATTCTGCTTTTTATCGGAAACGAATTTCTGATCCGCATTTGATGAATTTTCATTTTCTTGAACATGAGAATCATCGAGTCGATTCTGATTTTGAGGAATGCTGGTGATATTTGGTGGTATTGTCATAGAAAAAAATTTTATATAAATTTTATTGAGCCATCTTTAAATCCTGAGAAAGTTTGATCACATTCACCATTTGATCCGCCGTATGTTTTCCGGAAAGCTCCTTGTAGAGTTCATATCTTCTTGTGTTTTTGGAATCCCCTTCTCCTGAAGTCAAAGAATCTGCCAAACGGTAAAATTCATTTTTTGATGATTCTCCTTGATCTAAAAGTTGAATATCTCCTGCTTCCACTCTGTCTTTCAGATTTTGTGATGAGAGCGTACTTGGTCCAGTGGATTTGTCGTTTTTGTCTTTTCTTGGCACAAGTTTATCTGCACGCGTTTCTTTCCAATCAATCATTTTCATGAGCGCTACTTCCCTTTCATCTCCTGTAAAATCAATGAAAAGTTTTTTCAAATGCGCATCTGCCGCAACTCGATAGCGAATATAATTCGTAACGGGATCACCGGTACGAAGAAGATAATTGTATTCTGTAAGTGCATATACTCCAGCGGCTCCTGCTAAAATATGCGGAAGATAATCAGCAAAATTTTTATAATTCTGCAAAGCAATCACCAAATTTACGACAGCAGTAAGTCCTGCATAGTACATTCCAAGTCCTCTGAGAACACTTCCGGCAACTGTAACTCCATCGGTAATTGATCCGAAATCTTCAATTTTGAGATTTTGATTCAGATCGAGCATTCCGATATTTTCCACTTTTGACTTTTGGAATGGTTCAAAGTCCTTGACGAGATCAGGATCTTTTACAATTTTTAGGCGTAACTCTTCAGCAATTCTTTGAAGAGCGAGATTAAAAAGAAGCTTTGCCGCCGGTGTTTTCTGAGTTTTTCCTTCTTTGTCATTGATATCTTTGAGCGTTCTTTCATTGAATCTTTCTCCCGGACTTTCCACGAGGTTATGAAGATATCGGAAGAGTTCTTCTCTTTTTCCTTTGTTTGCCTCTCCCTTCAAATCATTCAAAGAGAAGTCTCCTCGCCAATACGCAATAATATCTTCCGCTTGTTGAGATGCCTGAAAATAAACTTTTCCTCGTTCGTTATAAATGTCTTTCATGAGTGGTTCGACTTCGCCGAGATAGAGTTCTCGATAATTATCAAGAAAATGTGGCGGAAGTTTTTCTTGTCTCTCTTTCATCTCTGATCTCGCTAAAGCAGCGGATTTTTCTTCGGGAGTAAATACTTTTACCTCTTCTTCATGAATACCAATTTTTGCAATGAGAAAATGATCTTCGCCCGGGTCTCTGCCGGAATTGATCCAGTAAAATCTTTTTGCAAGAGCTTCGCTCGCGGGATTACCCAGTTTCATCTCTTCAAAAATACTTCGAGAAATGTGGAGAAGCGCAAATACAAAATCTTTTTTTTGATTCAGTTTTGCATGTTCCGCGAGTTTATATTCGTCTGAAACTCCAGTCATTCGATCTATTGTCCCTTCTTCATTTTTAAATTGCTCCTCGATATCTTTTTTTGAATTCAAAAGGTCATACACAAACTTGAGATCTGCATCACTGATGCTTCTTCCAATTTCTCCCGGAGCCATTCTGTAAAAATTCACAAGATTATTAGCTCTCGGATCGAAGTAGAAGTCTTTTCCTGCAGGTTTTCCATCGCTGTTAAATTCTCGCTCTTTCATGAGCGCAAGTTGTCCCATTTCATCACCACCTTGAGGAAGGCTTGAAAGATTTCCGCTTTTTTCGAGCTGAGCGAAAAAATCAGGAGAAGAATCTCTTTTGTTCGGATCTTTGCGTACCTCTTGTAAATATTTTTCAACTTTAAGTTTCAGCACATCAAGTTTATGTTCAGTTTCTTCTGGTCCAAAAGTTCCCTTTCGTTCTATCTCCTGAATTTCCGCAAACGACGCTCCAAGAGCGGTCGAAATTTGTCTTCGAACTTCCATTTCTACCAGTAGTATTTTTTCAATCGCTGCTGAAGAAACAAGTGCTTCACGCTGATTTTTAAGATCAGAAATTTTCTCTCGCAAAGTTCGACGCTGTGCTAAATATGCTTGATATTCGCCTACTTTAGGAGTTCTATCAGTTATTAGCGCCTCAAGTGCCGAGGCATTGTCTCCTTTCATTTTTTTCAACTCTTCATCCTTTTTTTCCTTTTCTTCCTTATTTTTTTGTATTTTCTGCATGACCTCTTTCAGCTCATTTTGTGCCTCCGTATAACTTCTTTTTGGAAAAGGATATGTTCTCTTTTCACTCGTGAGTCGAAATCCTCTTGTTTTAAAATCAATTTCCATTTGTAAAATCAACTCTTGCGCACGAAGATCTGCTAAATCTTTATCGATTTCATCTATTTCTTCTGATAATTTATTTTGCGGTCCTTCAATGACATCAATTTGCTGTTGAAATCTTCCTACCTCAATTCCTTTCTCCTTCATTAATTTTGGTAATTTTTCTAATTCTTCCTCTGCTTCTTCAATCTTATCGGTCTCATTCGTATAAACTCCGCCTTTTCGAATACTCTCTTCAATCGCCTTCCTCGCATCACCTTGAGAAAATTTATTCATAATTTCTTCTCCAAGCCCACTCAGAAAAAGCGCATCTTTCTCTTTTTTCTTCCTCCATTCAAGAGATTCTACTTCCTGCTTTGCTTCTTGCCATACTTCTGAGGCAATTCCCAGAGGATTTTTTCCCTCTTTCGCCGACAATACTTCAAATTCTGACATTATTTTTGTGTGTGTATTTTGAAAAGAAAAATATTCTAGAGTTTGAGTTTTCTCGTAATCCAGTCGACAGCAGACTCATCTTTTCCCGCGAGCTCGGAAACAAAACGAGAAAGAACTTCACGGAGTTCTGCGGGGTCTTGTTCCCCGAGCAAAATGCTCACTTCTTTCACTACGTTTTTTGCGAGATGCAAATTGAGCGTTTCCACTTCCCCGGGCTTAAACAGAATCCAAAAATTGCGAATGTTGGAGAATTCGTAAAATCTATGATCGACTTGAATTCCCATGTCAGTCACGCAAATTTCAATTACTTTTGGCTTTTTGTGGGTCAAAAAATACACTCCGGCAAAAAGCGCCACCACCACAGAAAACGGATACGAATCAGAGATAATGCCGTATATGATGAGTCCGATCACGAGGAGAATCGCGAGAAATTTCCAAATCGGACCTTTGTCGCGAT from Candidatus Peregrinibacteria bacterium encodes the following:
- the pnp gene encoding polyribonucleotide nucleotidyltransferase, which produces MSYYKNFNTFSYTLGDKEILVETGRFAQQTNGSAVVTIGGTTVLATAVMSAEIREGLDFFPLMVNYQEKLYAAGLIKGARHQKREMRPSDEKILMGRVIDRSIRPLFPKGIYNDVQVILTILSYDGENEHDMVASIATSVALSISDIPFHGPTASVRVGIINEEFVLNPSPEARSKSDLDLIVSSALENVIMIEAGANEIPEEKMLEAIAFGKKWGQKICKFVQEIQEKIGKPKKTFDSPKKDEELLEFITEEGLQELKECLFGIPGKVERSQKKSEILQKIQEKAVEKFGEERDLSLFHEMGDKIWKKLIRDSILKDGKRIAGRKLDEVRSINVEVGVLSRTHGSALFQRGETQGLSVVTLAGPGMALLTDGVEGEKKHYYMHHYNFPPFSTGETSNRLMPGNREIGHGALAERAIMPVLPSREDFPYVIRVVSEILQSNGSSSMAATCGSALSLMDAGVPIKAPVSGIAMGLMVDPENPKVFKILSDIQDEEDFGGDMDFKVAGTSKGITAIQMDTKIMGISEAIFEQAFTQAKKGRFEILEKMMSVIGAPRKELSPYAPRLEMIMIDQDMIRKVIGKGGEVIQKIIAETGCEIEIDDSGKVVVASNNAENMKKAVAWIMGIVVKPEVGKIYEATVKRIEAYGAFAEILPDVQGLIHVSRIAKERVEDVNKYLKLEQKVKVKLMEIDDKGRLVLSMRDAME